Proteins encoded in a region of the Acidobacteriota bacterium genome:
- a CDS encoding translocation/assembly module TamB domain-containing protein — protein sequence MSALIGDSAANPGKSPDRPPTRRRRRTWWIATPVALLVALLALSYTAPVQRWAFDRVVVQLQDRFGIAVRAEHVTFAPLGLRVTLDGVSIASRATPATPYFTATHVDIGAQWGVLKGRPIIKRLRIVDPVVDLTKVAGGNGDGKPFRGLGSLQLGEVAIDNFSFFVGGPTSTRVAIRKLSLKGTGDAPGRLRLESVSPGMLLLEIADARLPFDSLSASLVVDGNRVTASRLAAQSGTAWIEASGRALFEKDYPIELDYRASVDLTRAAGWWNRTSTLKGRAALAGHVAGPFLSPTATARADAAGFAWLTLSPGRLTADALLTGPGVQVQAFALDVPEITARGKGFLSWSKSAPRSTLDATWRASLLRRLGPMVELKPKSIPLVSAEGTAVVNWPGFAPDLAGLAGRLETRVRSGNPDGDDHGIVNMVGGNARWQVDWRQWLPGETTARGQFALRIDPERFGQSAVAGTLDVSTANGKAAITRMAELDVSLPEAFRTRLEGARATLTGPVRGSVAMPQWQAAVTAEDVVVSGLRGISVGGTFDLDPRQLVTKSLALKAPGTEVRLSGAIGILEAGSNVSFDGVIDAGWASTPFAPAEWPVGGSASVKGSWVTRDDADDLEVAFESSAATLAAKSIGPVQGHVHSGLAAVTGAVSVPELGCRFSGSYDLTEAQAHTARAECIHADVVRWLTLGGVAPALTTGIHLSVDGTIDASGTFENLDAAQFTIGLDRLSGDIQGQAVALAAPTIARWTRGTLDAGASTITVGGATIAVGPAANTPSASSVTLSSSLANILALLPPGSIPSGLVADGTLRVEARVPHADPRNSSVQASADIASVTRDAVHIASGVGATARLDPDRLELLTLKGTLLGATVDATATAPAAWVAPWLARAPVATTTPAGPDQARITGTIDAQFAAVMQALGTAVPKLTGAARMSVELVANAPRLDELRGVITAEGFTVETRTGTFTQDGPWRIPIENGLAGVNALAITGPGSRLEASGHVGLSPGSAVDLRVSGTASMSLLDAFVAPRVDGAADVELRVGGSLDKPSLDGALTLRDVSALSPTAKLVLAGVGGRITFRPGLIESVDLKGQLNGGSVGVSGSLPFDSSHDRGGLRLTMRDIFVEYPPGLRNRISADLMLSGGLDQPVLTGKATFLTEPYRESLPQMAQLLTALTQPSRGGASDPAGLPGRIALDVALVSSIPLRLDNSLGQIELLPQVSLVGTVAQPGLLGSVAILDGSTIRLQSRTYTLADSRMDFDPDDGLVPRLRVMGTAQVGAYAVTLQISGPADAIEMSLSSDPPLPERDLQVMLLTGQVGDSGAQVGGSRQFAITALSSDLLGVAGQAFGLDYVRLGSENFELVSSDLKPTTRLTVSKTLLTRFELIFSDNLDNNATTWIVVYKPRLNIELRVASLDNLERTVEVRHQFTFGPGGPAASGVAKSKAPARTAVLQETVASVSILGEPDETTARLRSLLGLTPGTTFDYRKWLADHERIRSFYNDAGYLTARVIPTRTALDPAPGTKARVALEYRITRGPATSVVVTGWSADAPFIARLRMAWAATTFDQFAADDMSRVAREMLVDRGYVLPVVHPTVSETSPGVLLATINVQTGPRVTKRTFVFEGASVFSEQDLLAIATAAGVTDSAWRDPEVLCLAISEAYAAAGYRGAVVKAGLVLVVGASAVMPVRIVEGPATHVGAVTVAGVPAERLAAARDATGLVSGALLPSGEERIARLRLERHFRNLGYRNAKVAVGLPAAGQNGLIDITLTVTEGRQQVIRSVRVEGVQTTRPALVDRAVQLKPGDPAGQDAIFATQRRLYQLGVFNAADIRIEPVEATPAETAKGVVPVNAVVSVVEPRRYQFVYGVEFSNAYGPVYNNFENALGVAADVRDRNLFGRGMSLSLGGRYDHNIKSVRTLFTVPRLGTWPIRTNVYVGLRDQKTVASDGSVVDEASRTASVEQRWRPGSWVDVTWGYSVSDNRFSTTATQPLSDLWSNGILAAVNGAVVFDHRDNMLDSKRGWFHSSSLQQGAHIIGSDLRYTRYVGQVFFFAPAGPLVSATAVRFGSLWNMDGNTSLAATDLLFKTGGSQTVRGYAQEGLGAGTLQGIPIGGTRLLVLNQEFRVSVSKLLQGVVFADAGNAFGPEGIQLRHLAVGLGFGVRIRTPLVPLRADFGFPIPRRPGDPTFRWYISVGQIF from the coding sequence CCGCGAACCCCGGCAAGAGTCCGGACCGACCGCCCACCAGGCGCCGTCGTCGAACGTGGTGGATCGCGACGCCCGTGGCGTTGCTGGTGGCGCTGCTGGCCCTGTCGTACACGGCCCCCGTCCAGCGCTGGGCGTTTGACCGGGTCGTCGTACAACTCCAGGATCGATTCGGGATCGCCGTCCGCGCCGAGCACGTCACATTCGCTCCGCTCGGCCTGCGCGTCACGCTCGACGGCGTGTCCATCGCCAGCCGGGCCACCCCCGCGACACCCTACTTCACCGCCACCCACGTCGACATCGGTGCGCAATGGGGCGTGCTGAAGGGTCGCCCGATCATCAAGCGCCTCAGGATCGTCGATCCGGTTGTCGACCTGACGAAGGTCGCCGGCGGAAACGGCGACGGCAAGCCCTTCCGGGGTCTCGGGTCGCTGCAACTCGGCGAGGTGGCCATCGACAACTTCTCGTTCTTCGTGGGCGGGCCGACAAGCACGAGAGTGGCGATCCGGAAGCTGTCGTTGAAGGGTACGGGCGACGCGCCCGGCCGCCTGCGGCTCGAGTCGGTGTCGCCGGGGATGTTGCTCCTCGAGATCGCGGACGCCCGCCTGCCGTTCGACTCGTTGAGTGCGTCGTTGGTCGTCGACGGCAATCGAGTGACGGCCAGCCGGCTCGCTGCACAGTCGGGCACGGCATGGATTGAGGCCTCCGGACGTGCCCTGTTCGAGAAGGACTACCCCATCGAGCTTGACTACCGTGCCTCGGTCGACCTCACTCGCGCCGCGGGTTGGTGGAACAGGACATCGACACTGAAGGGCCGCGCGGCGCTCGCGGGCCATGTCGCCGGACCGTTCCTGTCGCCCACCGCCACTGCGCGGGCTGACGCGGCCGGCTTTGCGTGGTTAACGCTCTCCCCGGGACGCCTGACCGCCGACGCGCTACTCACCGGGCCCGGTGTTCAGGTGCAGGCGTTTGCGCTCGACGTGCCCGAGATCACCGCACGCGGGAAGGGCTTCTTGTCGTGGAGCAAGTCCGCTCCACGCAGCACGCTCGACGCCACGTGGCGCGCGTCGCTGCTGCGTCGCCTCGGACCGATGGTCGAGCTGAAGCCCAAGAGCATCCCGCTCGTTTCGGCAGAGGGCACGGCTGTCGTCAACTGGCCCGGGTTTGCACCTGACCTCGCCGGCCTCGCCGGCAGGCTGGAGACACGCGTGAGGTCGGGCAATCCCGATGGCGATGACCACGGCATCGTCAACATGGTCGGCGGCAACGCACGCTGGCAGGTCGACTGGCGACAGTGGCTGCCCGGCGAGACTACCGCACGCGGGCAGTTTGCGCTGCGGATCGATCCGGAGCGGTTCGGCCAGTCGGCTGTGGCTGGGACGCTGGACGTGTCCACGGCGAACGGCAAGGCCGCGATCACGCGCATGGCCGAGCTCGACGTTTCGTTGCCTGAGGCATTCCGGACGCGCCTCGAAGGCGCCCGCGCAACACTGACCGGCCCTGTACGCGGATCGGTGGCGATGCCGCAATGGCAGGCGGCGGTCACGGCCGAGGATGTCGTCGTGTCGGGTCTCCGAGGAATCAGTGTCGGCGGGACCTTCGATCTCGACCCCAGACAGCTCGTGACGAAGTCCCTGGCGCTCAAGGCTCCGGGCACCGAGGTCCGACTGAGCGGCGCGATTGGCATCCTCGAAGCCGGGTCCAACGTGTCCTTCGACGGTGTCATCGACGCGGGCTGGGCGTCGACGCCGTTCGCGCCAGCCGAGTGGCCAGTCGGCGGCAGCGCGTCGGTCAAGGGAAGCTGGGTGACCCGCGACGACGCGGATGATCTCGAGGTCGCGTTCGAGTCGTCTGCGGCAACGTTGGCGGCCAAGTCGATCGGGCCGGTTCAGGGGCATGTTCACAGCGGCCTCGCGGCAGTCACCGGCGCGGTCTCTGTTCCAGAGCTTGGATGCCGGTTCTCCGGTTCGTACGATCTCACCGAAGCCCAAGCCCACACGGCCCGTGCGGAGTGCATCCACGCCGATGTTGTGCGGTGGCTCACCCTTGGCGGCGTGGCCCCGGCGTTGACCACTGGCATTCACCTGTCGGTCGACGGGACCATTGACGCATCCGGCACGTTCGAGAACCTGGACGCGGCGCAATTCACGATTGGTCTCGACAGGCTGAGCGGCGATATCCAGGGACAGGCTGTTGCTCTCGCGGCCCCGACTATTGCGCGCTGGACGCGCGGCACGCTCGACGCCGGCGCCTCAACCATCACTGTGGGCGGCGCGACGATTGCGGTCGGTCCGGCTGCCAACACGCCATCCGCTTCGTCGGTCACGCTGTCCTCATCGCTGGCGAACATCCTCGCGCTGCTGCCTCCCGGCTCAATCCCGTCCGGGCTCGTGGCCGATGGCACGCTTCGCGTCGAGGCGCGCGTGCCTCACGCGGATCCGCGCAACTCGAGCGTACAGGCCTCGGCCGACATCGCCTCGGTCACGCGTGACGCCGTGCACATCGCCAGCGGCGTCGGCGCGACGGCGCGACTCGATCCGGATCGCCTCGAACTTCTGACGCTCAAGGGCACGCTTCTGGGGGCGACGGTTGATGCCACGGCCACGGCGCCCGCGGCCTGGGTCGCGCCGTGGCTGGCTCGCGCGCCGGTCGCAACAACGACGCCGGCTGGGCCGGATCAGGCGCGGATCACTGGAACGATCGACGCCCAGTTCGCCGCCGTGATGCAGGCGCTTGGCACCGCCGTCCCGAAGCTGACCGGGGCGGCTCGAATGTCGGTCGAACTCGTGGCAAACGCGCCGAGGCTGGATGAGCTTCGCGGGGTGATTACCGCGGAGGGATTCACCGTTGAGACGCGGACCGGCACGTTCACCCAGGATGGCCCATGGCGTATCCCTATCGAGAACGGCCTCGCGGGCGTCAATGCGCTCGCGATAACGGGGCCCGGCTCGCGGCTGGAAGCGTCGGGCCACGTGGGATTGAGCCCCGGCAGCGCCGTTGACCTCCGCGTCAGCGGCACCGCGTCGATGTCGCTTCTCGACGCGTTCGTGGCCCCGCGCGTGGATGGTGCGGCGGATGTCGAACTGCGCGTCGGCGGATCGCTTGACAAGCCGTCGCTTGATGGCGCCCTGACGTTGCGTGACGTGAGCGCGTTGTCGCCGACCGCGAAACTGGTGCTGGCTGGCGTCGGCGGGCGCATCACCTTCCGGCCAGGCTTGATCGAGTCGGTCGATCTCAAGGGCCAGCTCAATGGCGGCTCAGTGGGGGTATCAGGTTCCCTGCCTTTCGATTCCTCCCACGATCGCGGAGGGCTGCGCCTGACCATGCGCGACATCTTCGTCGAATACCCGCCGGGGCTCAGGAACCGGATCTCGGCTGACCTGATGTTGAGCGGAGGGCTCGACCAACCGGTACTCACAGGCAAGGCGACCTTCCTCACAGAGCCCTACCGCGAGTCGCTTCCCCAGATGGCGCAATTGCTGACGGCCCTCACCCAGCCGAGCCGCGGGGGGGCGTCGGACCCGGCTGGTTTGCCCGGCCGGATCGCGCTGGATGTGGCGCTTGTGTCGTCGATCCCGTTGCGGCTCGACAACAGTCTTGGACAGATCGAATTGCTTCCGCAAGTGAGTCTGGTGGGCACCGTCGCTCAACCTGGCCTTCTCGGTTCCGTGGCGATCCTCGATGGCAGCACCATCCGCCTTCAGAGCCGGACATACACGCTCGCCGACAGCCGGATGGACTTCGATCCCGATGATGGGCTCGTGCCCCGGCTGCGCGTGATGGGGACCGCGCAGGTCGGAGCCTACGCCGTCACGCTCCAAATCTCCGGGCCGGCCGATGCGATCGAGATGAGTCTGTCGTCAGATCCTCCGCTCCCCGAGCGGGATCTGCAGGTCATGTTGCTGACGGGGCAGGTTGGTGACAGTGGCGCGCAGGTCGGGGGTTCCCGGCAGTTCGCCATTACGGCCCTTTCGTCGGACTTGCTCGGCGTGGCGGGCCAGGCGTTTGGTCTGGACTACGTACGACTCGGCAGCGAGAATTTCGAACTGGTGTCGAGCGACCTGAAGCCGACAACCCGGTTGACGGTCTCGAAGACGCTGCTGACCCGGTTTGAACTGATCTTCTCTGACAATCTCGACAACAACGCGACCACATGGATCGTCGTGTACAAGCCACGTCTGAACATCGAGCTGCGCGTGGCCTCGCTCGATAACCTCGAGCGTACGGTCGAGGTCCGTCATCAGTTCACGTTCGGGCCCGGTGGCCCGGCGGCGAGCGGGGTGGCGAAATCGAAAGCTCCGGCGCGCACCGCCGTGTTGCAGGAAACCGTCGCGAGCGTCAGTATCCTTGGCGAGCCCGATGAGACAACGGCTCGTCTGCGGTCGTTGCTCGGGCTCACGCCTGGAACGACGTTCGACTACCGCAAGTGGCTCGCCGATCACGAACGGATCCGGAGCTTCTATAACGACGCCGGGTACCTGACGGCCCGGGTCATCCCGACACGAACCGCGCTCGACCCTGCCCCCGGCACCAAGGCCAGGGTCGCACTCGAGTACCGAATCACGCGCGGGCCGGCGACCTCGGTGGTCGTCACGGGGTGGTCGGCCGATGCGCCCTTCATCGCACGCTTGCGGATGGCCTGGGCGGCAACGACGTTCGACCAGTTCGCCGCTGACGACATGTCGCGCGTGGCCCGGGAGATGTTGGTCGACCGCGGCTACGTGTTGCCAGTCGTGCATCCGACCGTCAGCGAAACGAGCCCGGGGGTCCTTCTTGCGACGATCAACGTGCAGACGGGCCCGCGCGTGACGAAGAGGACGTTCGTGTTCGAGGGCGCGTCGGTCTTCAGTGAACAGGATCTGCTCGCCATCGCCACGGCGGCGGGCGTGACGGACAGCGCGTGGCGGGATCCCGAAGTCTTGTGCCTCGCGATCTCGGAGGCCTATGCTGCGGCCGGCTATCGCGGCGCCGTCGTGAAAGCCGGATTGGTTCTTGTCGTCGGGGCGTCTGCGGTGATGCCCGTCCGGATTGTCGAAGGTCCCGCGACACACGTGGGTGCTGTCACAGTCGCGGGAGTGCCCGCCGAGCGGCTGGCCGCTGCGCGGGATGCGACAGGTCTGGTCTCGGGTGCATTGCTTCCTTCCGGGGAAGAGCGCATCGCACGGCTCAGGCTCGAGCGGCACTTCAGGAACCTCGGGTACCGCAACGCGAAGGTCGCGGTCGGACTGCCAGCGGCCGGTCAGAACGGTCTGATCGACATCACCCTGACCGTCACCGAAGGGCGCCAGCAGGTCATCCGGTCCGTTCGAGTCGAAGGCGTACAGACGACGCGGCCGGCACTGGTTGATCGGGCGGTCCAGTTGAAGCCGGGAGATCCCGCGGGACAGGATGCGATTTTTGCGACCCAGCGGCGTCTGTATCAACTCGGTGTATTCAATGCCGCCGACATTCGCATCGAACCTGTCGAGGCGACGCCGGCTGAGACAGCCAAGGGGGTCGTTCCCGTCAATGCCGTGGTGTCGGTCGTCGAACCGCGCCGCTATCAGTTCGTGTATGGTGTCGAGTTCTCGAACGCGTACGGACCGGTCTACAATAACTTCGAGAACGCGCTTGGCGTGGCGGCCGACGTGCGGGACCGGAACCTCTTCGGCCGTGGGATGTCGTTGAGCCTCGGCGGCCGCTACGACCACAACATCAAGAGCGTCCGGACGCTGTTCACTGTGCCACGCCTGGGAACCTGGCCCATCCGCACGAACGTGTACGTGGGCTTGCGCGACCAGAAGACGGTTGCCAGCGATGGCAGCGTCGTCGACGAAGCGAGCCGGACCGCGTCGGTCGAGCAGCGCTGGAGGCCGGGATCCTGGGTAGACGTGACATGGGGCTACAGCGTGTCAGACAACCGGTTCTCGACGACCGCGACGCAGCCGCTCAGCGATCTCTGGTCCAACGGCATCCTGGCCGCCGTCAACGGCGCCGTGGTGTTCGACCACCGAGACAACATGCTGGATTCGAAGCGGGGCTGGTTCCATTCGTCGAGCCTGCAGCAGGGCGCGCACATCATCGGCTCCGACCTCCGGTACACTCGCTATGTCGGGCAGGTGTTCTTCTTCGCACCTGCCGGACCGCTGGTCTCGGCGACCGCCGTGCGCTTCGGCTCGCTGTGGAATATGGACGGCAACACGTCGCTCGCCGCGACGGACCTGCTCTTCAAGACCGGCGGCAGCCAGACGGTCCGCGGCTACGCTCAGGAGGGGCTCGGCGCCGGCACGCTCCAAGGGATTCCCATCGGCGGCACCCGCCTGCTCGTGCTCAATCAGGAATTCCGGGTTTCGGTCTCGAAGCTGCTGCAGGGCGTGGTGTTTGCCGACGCGGGCAATGCGTTCGGCCCGGAGGGCATCCAGCTGCGGCACCTGGCGGTCGGGCTCGGTTTCGGTGTCCGTATCCGGACGCCCCTGGTTCCGCTCCGAGCGGACTTTGGCTTCCCGATTCCGCGACGGCCAGGAGACCCCACCTTCCGGTGGTACATCTCGGTCGGACAGATCTTCTGA
- the purN gene encoding phosphoribosylglycinamide formyltransferase has translation MNRSIGVLISGRGSNLQAIIDATRDGRLDARIALVISNRADAGGLRRAQDAGVETLVRDHKAYASREVFEQVLVDDLLSRQVSLVCLAGFMRLLGATFVNAFPNQILNIHPALLPAFPGLHAQRQAVEHGAKISGATVHFVDTNLDAGPIILQAAVPVLDTDTEDTLARRILAEEHRIYPEAIQRILDGHWTIQGRRVIFSDPR, from the coding sequence GTGAACCGCAGCATCGGCGTGTTGATTTCGGGTCGGGGTTCGAATCTCCAGGCCATCATCGACGCCACGCGCGATGGACGCCTCGATGCGCGCATCGCGCTCGTGATCTCCAACCGGGCGGATGCCGGTGGCCTGCGCCGTGCGCAGGATGCGGGCGTCGAGACATTGGTGCGGGATCACAAGGCGTACGCGTCCCGCGAGGTCTTCGAGCAGGTGCTGGTCGACGACCTCCTCAGTCGCCAGGTCAGCCTCGTCTGCCTGGCGGGCTTCATGCGGTTGCTCGGGGCGACGTTTGTCAACGCGTTTCCGAACCAGATTCTCAACATCCACCCCGCGCTGTTGCCGGCATTTCCCGGCCTGCACGCGCAGCGGCAGGCCGTCGAGCACGGCGCGAAGATCTCCGGCGCCACGGTTCACTTCGTCGACACCAACCTCGACGCCGGCCCCATCATCCTGCAGGCGGCGGTGCCCGTCCTCGACACCGACACGGAAGACACGCTGGCTCGTCGGATCCTCGCCGAAGAGCACCGCATCTATCCCGAAGCCATCCAGCGGATCCTCGATGGCCATTGGACGATCCAGGGCCGGCGGGTCATCTTTTCGGATCCTCGGTAA
- the tyrS gene encoding tyrosine--tRNA ligase: MVSDAFSELEWRGLVSESTEGLRDVLSREKVTLYIGFDPTAASLHVGSLLPMMALARMQRCGHSPIAIVGGGTGMIGDPSGKTAERQLLSIEQIDANLEGIRGQLAKVLDFDAPSNPARIVNNADWLRKLDLLGFLRDIGKYFTVNYMLAKESVRRRLESEDGISYTEFSYLMLQSYDFLELFDRYSCTLQMGGTDQWGNITAGCDLIRRLRAARAHGLVMPLVTTASGVKFGKTEAGAVWLDPKQTSPFRFYQFWLNTDDRDVVRYLKFFTFLGRDEITSLEAALTAAPEKREAQRVLARDVTRTIHGQDAVDRAEHASGLLFGERIAELDADDIIAVFDDVPSTEMGAASFGGDGLAIADLLVATKLAASKGEATRLVKGGGVYVNNRRVADERARFTVGQAIAGRVFVLRKGARQYHLVRVGHTA; the protein is encoded by the coding sequence ATGGTGAGTGATGCGTTCAGCGAACTGGAATGGCGGGGCCTGGTATCCGAATCCACGGAGGGTCTGCGCGACGTGCTGTCGCGCGAGAAAGTGACGCTCTATATCGGGTTCGATCCGACCGCGGCCAGCCTGCACGTCGGGTCGCTGTTGCCGATGATGGCGCTTGCCCGCATGCAGCGGTGCGGACACAGCCCGATCGCGATCGTGGGCGGCGGCACCGGGATGATTGGCGATCCGAGTGGCAAGACGGCCGAGCGCCAGTTGCTCAGCATTGAGCAGATTGACGCCAATCTCGAAGGCATTCGTGGGCAGTTGGCGAAAGTGCTCGACTTCGATGCGCCATCCAATCCCGCGCGCATCGTGAACAACGCCGACTGGCTTCGGAAGCTGGATCTGCTCGGGTTTCTGCGGGACATCGGGAAGTACTTCACCGTCAATTACATGCTGGCCAAGGAATCGGTCAGACGTCGCCTCGAATCCGAAGACGGGATTTCGTACACCGAGTTCAGCTACCTGATGTTGCAGTCGTACGACTTTCTCGAGCTGTTCGACCGCTACTCGTGCACGCTGCAGATGGGCGGAACGGACCAGTGGGGGAACATCACGGCCGGATGCGACTTGATTCGGCGGTTGCGCGCCGCCAGGGCCCACGGCCTCGTGATGCCGCTGGTGACCACCGCGTCGGGCGTGAAGTTCGGCAAGACGGAAGCAGGCGCCGTCTGGCTCGACCCGAAGCAGACGTCGCCCTTTCGGTTCTATCAGTTCTGGCTCAACACCGATGATCGCGACGTCGTGAGGTATCTGAAGTTCTTCACGTTCCTCGGGCGAGACGAGATCACGTCGCTTGAAGCGGCCCTGACGGCGGCGCCGGAGAAACGAGAAGCCCAGCGGGTGCTGGCCCGCGACGTGACGCGGACCATTCACGGCCAGGACGCGGTCGATCGGGCCGAACATGCGTCGGGGCTGCTGTTTGGCGAGCGAATTGCTGAGCTCGACGCCGATGACATCATTGCGGTGTTCGACGATGTGCCGTCGACGGAGATGGGGGCGGCCAGCTTCGGAGGAGACGGTCTGGCGATTGCCGACCTGCTGGTGGCGACGAAGCTGGCGGCATCCAAGGGCGAGGCGACGCGCCTGGTGAAGGGCGGCGGCGTGTACGTCAACAACCGGCGGGTTGCCGATGAGCGGGCCAGGTTTACGGTTGGGCAGGCGATTGCCGGCCGCGTGTTCGTGCTCCGCAAGGGGGCCAGGCAGTACCATCTCGTCCGGGTTGGCCACACCGCCTGA